A region of Paractinoplanes abujensis DNA encodes the following proteins:
- a CDS encoding response regulator transcription factor, which produces MSAVLLIEDDDRIRLSLAMALEDEGYVTHAVATAEEGLELQRRQPADAVLVDLMLPGMDGFECIRQLRRTDDVPVIVVSARDDTHDIVAGLEAGADDYVVKPVAVKELAARLRALRRRGRSAQAATPAMTVLTFGDLEIRPEAGEVRLHGEPVAVTRTEFRLLCELAEHPGQVLSRQQLLSRVWEYEIGDERLVDVHVGRLRHKIEDNTGRPRHLVTVRGLGYKLQP; this is translated from the coding sequence ATGAGTGCCGTGCTGCTGATCGAGGATGATGACCGGATCCGGCTTTCGCTGGCCATGGCCCTGGAGGACGAGGGCTATGTGACCCATGCCGTGGCCACCGCCGAGGAGGGGCTCGAGCTGCAGCGCCGGCAGCCCGCGGACGCCGTGCTGGTCGACCTGATGCTGCCCGGCATGGACGGCTTCGAGTGCATCCGGCAGTTGCGCCGCACCGACGACGTTCCGGTGATCGTGGTCAGCGCCCGCGACGACACGCACGACATCGTGGCCGGGCTCGAGGCGGGCGCCGACGACTACGTGGTCAAGCCGGTCGCCGTGAAGGAGCTCGCGGCGCGGCTGCGGGCGCTGCGCCGGCGGGGGCGGTCCGCGCAGGCCGCCACCCCGGCCATGACCGTGCTGACCTTCGGCGACCTGGAGATCCGGCCCGAGGCGGGCGAGGTGCGGCTGCACGGCGAGCCGGTCGCGGTCACCCGGACGGAGTTCCGGCTGCTGTGCGAGCTGGCCGAGCACCCCGGCCAGGTGCTCTCGCGCCAGCAGCTGCTGAGCCGGGTCTGGGAGTACGAGATCGGCGACGAGCGCCTGGTCGACGTGCACGTGGGCCGGCTCCGGCACAAGATCGAGGACAACACCGGACGGCCGCGGCACCTGGTGACCGTGCGCGGTCTGGGCTACAAGCTGCAGCCGTGA